DNA from Flavobacteriales bacterium:
CACGCTTATCGTGGCGCGACCCGACCTGCTGGAGATCCACTACCACGGAGGCATCGTATTCAATGCGGATGCCGTGGCGGCGGTACAGGCGAAGCGCCGCGAGGTGATGGGCGACCGGCCCTATGCCACGCTCACCATCATACCGGAGGACGTGGACTACAGCATGGATTCCATGGAACGGGACCAGGGGCATGGCGACCGCGCACGCAGCCAGCTCCTGGCTTCCGCAGTGGTGGCCAAGGCCAGCATGATCGAGCTGCTCACCAAGCTTTACCTCTCCTATTACCCGCAGCTGCACCGCACGCTGGTCACGGACGACGAGCAGGCCGCACGCCACTGGCTCGACCGGCAGCTGGCCCAGATCACGCCCACTGGGAGCTGAGCCCGCGATCCGCCGCCGCTCCCTTCAGGCGGCTCAGGCGCTTGGCTTCCGCTTCAACAGGGCCGCGCAGATCAAGCTGATGAGCAGCCCCACCGGAAGGATCTCCAGGTAGGTGAAGGCGACCTTCACCACCGGGTTCTTGTAGAGCTCTCCGAAGGACCGCATCTCCGCCACCTTGGCCTGCACCTCCGCCTCCGGTGCGCCGCCCTGCTCCAGCTCAGCCTTCGTATGCGCGATGTAGCTCTCCATGAAATCCTGCTCCATGCCGGCGCTGAGCACCAGCCAGGATGCCACGTACAGGGTGGAAGCGACAGCGGTGATCGCCATGCCCAGCAGGAAGGCCCTGCCGAAGCTGATGGCCCCGCCCAAGTGCCGGTCGCGGCAGGCCCGCACCCCGAAGTAGATGGTGGAGAGGGCAATGACCATGGTGGTGTAGCCGATCAGCTCGCCATTCTCCCAGTCGTGCTGGCCGTCGCCAAGGGTCAGCCACATCATGGCCGAGACGATGATGCCGGCGATGGTGCCGTAGATGAGGACGATGCGTTTCATGTGCATGCGGGTTTCGAGGATGCGAACCAACGGCGATCATGCGGCCATCGCATCATCCTTCGGTCGGAATCAGGCGTCCTGCAGCGAAGATCCATACCAAAGTACGAGCGCGATCAAGGTATGAGGCCCAGCGTTCTTGCTTCATGCACCGCCTCGGTGCGCCGCCGCACGGCCAGCTTCCGGAACAGGCTGGATGCATGCGACTTCACCGTGGGCAGCGAGATGAAGAGCTTGTCCGCGATCTCCTGGTTGGAGCGGCCTTGCGCCATCAGCTGGAGCACATCCAGCTCACGGCCGCTGATGCCCCGTGCGCGGACCGCCTCCTCATGCGGCAGGGGCTGCGCTGCGCGGGGCGCTTCCTTCCGTCTACCCTCCGGCAGCTTCGCCCCCGCCCAAGCGCCGAGGGCCGCGAAGACCACCGCCACCGCGCCCACGTAACCTTCCACGGGCAGATCGCGCATCCAGAACTTGTACTCCATGACCCTCAGGAGGAGCACCAGCGCAGCCAAGGCCGCACCGTAAGGCACCACGGTCCACCAGAAACCGCATGGAATCCCCTGCATCGCGCGAGCCATCGCCGCAAATCTCGGTAGCACGTTCCACCTGTGCGCTGGATTCCATCGCCGGTGCTACTTTGCATCGGCCGAACCATACCGCCCGTCGCCATGCGCGTACTGCTCCTGCCCTTGTTGGCACTCCTCGCCACCAGCCTCAACGCGCAAAGCGTCAACGATCCCGTGGAGATCGACTACCAAGGCACATGGTACCCTGGCACGGTCCTGAAAGTGGAGGCGGAGAAGTACTTCGTCACCTACGATGGCTGGGATGAGTCCTGGAATGAATGGGTGGGCAAGGAGCGGCTGCGCGGCATGAGGCCAGCGGAACCCGCCGCGCCGCCACCAGCTCCCGAGCCCAAGTACAACGTCGGTGACCGCGTGGAGATCCAGTTCGGATTCAACACGGCGAATGCCACCGTGGTGGGCGTGAACGCCACGGAAGGCAAGTACGAGTTGAAGGTGGACGGGATGGATACCATGTGGTACACCGGGGACCTCATCATCCGGAAGCTCTGACCGGTCCGCACCTGACCGCAGGGAGCTTCACTGCATGAAGCCGCGCGCGAACAGCGAGTGCCGCAGCCAGGGCTGAGCGAGGCCCATCCAGACGGGCTTC
Protein-coding regions in this window:
- a CDS encoding response regulator transcription factor gives rise to the protein MARAMQGIPCGFWWTVVPYGAALAALVLLLRVMEYKFWMRDLPVEGYVGAVAVVFAALGAWAGAKLPEGRRKEAPRAAQPLPHEEAVRARGISGRELDVLQLMAQGRSNQEIADKLFISLPTVKSHASSLFRKLAVRRRTEAVHEARTLGLIP
- a CDS encoding agenet domain-containing protein, coding for MRVLLLPLLALLATSLNAQSVNDPVEIDYQGTWYPGTVLKVEAEKYFVTYDGWDESWNEWVGKERLRGMRPAEPAAPPPAPEPKYNVGDRVEIQFGFNTANATVVGVNATEGKYELKVDGMDTMWYTGDLIIRKL
- a CDS encoding DUF4199 domain-containing protein, which encodes MKRIVLIYGTIAGIIVSAMMWLTLGDGQHDWENGELIGYTTMVIALSTIYFGVRACRDRHLGGAISFGRAFLLGMAITAVASTLYVASWLVLSAGMEQDFMESYIAHTKAELEQGGAPEAEVQAKVAEMRSFGELYKNPVVKVAFTYLEILPVGLLISLICAALLKRKPSA